The genomic stretch CGGACGGCGGCGAGATACCGTTCGCGCGGAAGGCTCGTGTCGGGGGCGCCGGATGCGTGCGGCGCCGTGAGGCCGGGTGGCTCGCGGTCAAGACGGCGCTCGGCGTCGTCGAGAAGCGCGCGGTCCCCGGCACCCGTCGTCCCGCCGCTCTCGAACGTCAGCGAGGCGTCGGACTCCCATGCGGTGAAGCCGCCCTCGTAGCGGAATGCCGCGGCGACACCCGTGCCGCCCGGACCCCCGCGCTCGCGGCGGCCCTGGATGAGAACGGACAGCGCGTCCAGGCCCTGGACGGTGGAGAGGCGCGGCTGCAACAGGAGCCGGCAGGGCCAGCTTCCGTCGTGGCCGCCGCGGCCGTCGAAGAAGATCGCCGGCTCTCCGGGGCGGCGCAGCGCCGGGACCGCGTGCTCGGGCGCCACGGCGGCAGCGAGCCTCGGCATCGTCAGTACTTGCGGATGAGGCCGACGACGACCCCTTGGATCTGGACGCGGTCGGCGGTGACGAGGATCGGCGGCATCGTCGGGTGCGACGGCTGCAGGCGCACCATCGGCCCCTCGCGGTAGAAGCGCTTGAGCGTGGCGTCGCTGCCGTCGACGAGCGCGACGACCGTCTCGCCTTCGCGCGCGATGTTCCGCTCTTCGATGATGACGTAGTCGCCCTCGCGGATGTGCTCGCCGACCATCGAGTCGCCCTGGATCTTGAGGACGAAGGTGCGGCCGCGGCCCGAGACCATGTCGGCGGGCACCGTGATCGTCTCGGTCGTCGGGACCGCTTCGAGCGGAAGGCCCGCGGCGATCGTTCCGACGAGCGGAAGCTCGATCGCGCGCCCGGACGACTCGCGCACGAGGTCGATCGAGCGGTTCTGATTCCAGACGCGCCGGACGAGACCCTTCTCGACGAGGTGGGTCACGTGCTTGTGCACGGTCGCGACCGAGGAGAGCCCGAGGGTGCCGCCGATCTCTTCGAGACTGGGCGAGTAGCCGTTGGTGTCGATGAAGCCCTGGATGACGTCGAGCACTTCGCGTTGCCGGCGGGTCAGTGCCATGCGAACCTCCCGGGCCAGGAGATTAGGCGAAGACGGGACGAAACTCAATCCCCGATGGGGACTTTTGCGGCTGGGTCGGGACCGCCGTATAGTCGTCGTTCGACTTTCTAGGGGTGCCCGCGTGATCCGTTTGCTCGTCAACCTTACGGTGTCGTGGGCCCTCTCCGCGGCCGCCCTCGCCGCTCCTGCGATCCCCACGACCACGCCTCCCACCCCGGAGCAGCTCGCCGCACGGGAGAAGATCCGCCCCAAGGTCGAGGCGATCTGGACGGACTGCCGGGGGACGGCCGACCCCGACAAGGATTACGTGCGGTATTTCTGGGAGATCACCGACCGGCTCATCGCGCTCGGACCCGACGTCATCCCGTTCCTCACCTCGGAAGTCGATCTCGCCGACCCGGCGACCTACCACTTCGCGGCCTACGCGCTCGGCCACTTCCCCGGTCCCGAATCCGAGGCGGCGCTCAAGAAGGCGATCCGCTCCGCCGACGCGCGCGGCGGCCGGTACGGCGAGGCGTGCAAGCGGTTCGCGACCTTCAGCCTCGCGCTCCTCGGCGACGCGAGCGTCCTGGATTCGCTCCAGAACGGTCTCGAGATCCAGGACGGCAACATGGTCCCCGATCTCATCCTCATCGAGCACCTCGCCGCCATCCTCGGCCCGGCGGGGACACCGGTCCTCACGCAGCAGCTCGCCACGTACCAGGACGATCCGGAAGCGATCGAGAAGCTCGAGTTCACGATCCTCGCGCTCGGACGCACCGGCGACACGTCGCTCGTTCCCAAGCTCGTCCCGTATCTCAAGAACCCCGTCGCGGACGTGCGCGCGCAGGCCGCCGAGGCGGTGTCGCGGCTCGGCGGCGCCTCCGCCTGCCAGGAGTTCGTGCCGTTGATCGCGAGCTCCAACCGGCGCGAGGCGTACGCCGCGATGGACGCCATCGTCCGCACGAAGCCGGAGGCGTGCTACAAGGCGCTCGTCGCCCGCCTCGAGGTCGAGGAGAACATCGAGATCCGGTCGTCGCTCTACGGCGTCGTCGTGGCGCTCGGCGGCGAGAACGCTCTCGAGATCCTGCGGGCGGGAGTCCAATCGAAGAGCTACGTCGAGCGTTCGATCGTGGCCGACATGATCGGCCGCGTCGGCAGCAAGAAGGGCCTCAACCTCCTCCGCGCCCTCGTCCAGGACCCCAACGAAGGGGTCGCGGACCGCGCCGTCGGCGCGCTCGAGGGGATCGGCGGCGAAGGGGCCACCGATACGCTGGTGGCGTTGACCGCCGACCGGCGCCGGATGGTCTCGCTCACCGCCTGCGCGGTCCTCACGCAGATGAACGTGACGGCGGCCGCGCCTCGCGTCGCGAGCGTGCTCATGGAGCTCGTGCGAGAGCCGATCGGCGACCTCGAGCTGCGCGCCCAGGTCGCCCAGCTCACCGACGCGCTCGTCTCGCTCCGTTACACCGATCCGATCGAAGACTTGAAGAAGGCGATCGACATCCAGACCGACAAGGAGATCAAGGACTCGCTCGCGTCGTGCGTCAAGCGCCTCTCGCTCCTGGCGAAGAACGGGAACGACCCGGCGCCGTGGACCGAGGCGCTCGCGTCGAGCGACGAGGCGGTGCGGCGGCTCGCCGCGCGCCGTCTCGCCGAGATCGGCGCCCCGCCCGCCGTCGCGGCGATCGAAGCGCGCCTCGCGAAGCCCGATCTCGGCAACGACGAGCGCACCGAGATCTTCCGCAGCATCGCCGAGGCGAAGACTCAGAACGCCGCGAGCCTCGTCGAGCGCGCGCTCGCGGACCCCGCCGACGACACATGGGAACGCCGGGACGCGCGCGGCGAGGAAGCGTGGGCCGCCAGGCGGATCGGCGGCGATCGCATGGCGAAGGCGCTCCGGGCGTCCGCGCTCCGCCGCGAAGGGCGCGACTGGCCGACCATCGTCTACCTCGCGATCATGGAGAAGAGCGCTGCGTCGGACACGCTGAAGACGCTCTCGCGGACGCGCCTGCGCCGTCCCGAGAATCGGATCGGCCGCGAGGACAAGCAGATCACGGAGATCCTCGCCGACCTCGCCGCGGGCCGGACCCCGTCACTGTACGACGTTCCCCCCGACGCGCTCGAGCGCGAGTGAGATCTCTCGCTCCGCGTCGGCCTGCGGCGAGATCGACGGCCTCGCGTCCTTGCGGAACTCCCCGGCCTGATAGGCGCGGTTGAACGACGCGACGATTCGCTCGTCGAACGCCGTGCCCTTGAGCTCGTTGACACGCGCGACCGCGGCCTCGAAGGTCATCCCCTTCTGATAGGGGCGGTCGGTCGTCATCGCGTCGAAGCTGTCCGCGACCGCGATGATCCGCGCCATGAGCGGGATGGCGTCGCCCGCGAGGGCGTCGGGGTAACCCGCGCCCGCCCACCGCTCGTGGTGGTTGCGCAGTCCCGGGAGGAGACGCTTCATCTGGCGGATCGGCGACATGATCGTCGCCCCGATGACC from Candidatus Polarisedimenticolaceae bacterium encodes the following:
- the lexA gene encoding transcriptional repressor LexA, giving the protein MALTRRQREVLDVIQGFIDTNGYSPSLEEIGGTLGLSSVATVHKHVTHLVEKGLVRRVWNQNRSIDLVRESSGRAIELPLVGTIAAGLPLEAVPTTETITVPADMVSGRGRTFVLKIQGDSMVGEHIREGDYVIIEERNIAREGETVVALVDGSDATLKRFYREGPMVRLQPSHPTMPPILVTADRVQIQGVVVGLIRKY
- a CDS encoding HEAT repeat domain-containing protein — translated: MIRLLVNLTVSWALSAAALAAPAIPTTTPPTPEQLAAREKIRPKVEAIWTDCRGTADPDKDYVRYFWEITDRLIALGPDVIPFLTSEVDLADPATYHFAAYALGHFPGPESEAALKKAIRSADARGGRYGEACKRFATFSLALLGDASVLDSLQNGLEIQDGNMVPDLILIEHLAAILGPAGTPVLTQQLATYQDDPEAIEKLEFTILALGRTGDTSLVPKLVPYLKNPVADVRAQAAEAVSRLGGASACQEFVPLIASSNRREAYAAMDAIVRTKPEACYKALVARLEVEENIEIRSSLYGVVVALGGENALEILRAGVQSKSYVERSIVADMIGRVGSKKGLNLLRALVQDPNEGVADRAVGALEGIGGEGATDTLVALTADRRRMVSLTACAVLTQMNVTAAAPRVASVLMELVREPIGDLELRAQVAQLTDALVSLRYTDPIEDLKKAIDIQTDKEIKDSLASCVKRLSLLAKNGNDPAPWTEALASSDEAVRRLAARRLAEIGAPPAVAAIEARLAKPDLGNDERTEIFRSIAEAKTQNAASLVERALADPADDTWERRDARGEEAWAARRIGGDRMAKALRASALRREGRDWPTIVYLAIMEKSAASDTLKTLSRTRLRRPENRIGREDKQITEILADLAAGRTPSLYDVPPDALERE